Proteins from a single region of Penaeus monodon isolate SGIC_2016 chromosome 29, NSTDA_Pmon_1, whole genome shotgun sequence:
- the LOC119591852 gene encoding ATP synthase subunit gamma, mitochondrial-like, whose protein sequence is FSKAEVKALEDKPQQVIVACSSDRGLCGAIHSSICKPSSRIGGLRSSNSCNTSRLFAKIDLLIFNFRCIVTTKGPKPRTEVIKFTPVLNCESSAFIIAQVGEVGRKPATFEDAGRIMTYILNSGYEFGSGKIVYNKFKTVVSYDTLEMPFYPSDAINAGEKISVYDSLDADVVQSYMEYSLASLMFYTLKEGACSEQSSRMTAMDAASKNAGEMIDKLTLTYNRTRQAVITGELIEIISGAAAV, encoded by the exons TTCTCAAAGGCTGAGGTCAAGGCCTTGGAAGACAAGCCACAGCAGGTGATTGTGGCCTGCAGCAGCGACAGAGGCCTGTGCGGTGCCATCCACTCCAGTATCTGTAAACCATCAAGCAGAATTGGCGG TCTGCGTTCATCAA ACAGCTGTAATACTTCAAGATTATTTGCCAAGATTGATCTGTTGATTTTTAATTTCCGCTGCATTGTCACCACCAAAGGGCCCAAACCAAGAACGGAAG TGATCAAATTCACACCTGTTTTAAACTGTGAAAGTAGTGCTTT CATTATTGCACAAGTGGGAGAGGTCGGCCGTAAACCAGCAACCTTTGAAGATGCTGGTAGAATCATGACCTATATCCTGAATTCTGGCTATGAGTTTGGCTCTGGCAAGATTGTGTACAACAAGTTCAA GACTGTTGTCTCCTATGACACCCTAGAGATGCCATTTTACCCTTCGGATGCCATCAACGCAGGCGAGAAGATCTCTGTCTACGACTCCCTGGATGCCGATGTAGTCCAGTCTTACATGGAGTACTCTCTGGCCTCCCTCATGTTCTATACACTGAAGGAAGGAGCATGCTCTGAGCAGTCCTCCAGGATGACTGCCATGGATGCCGCTAGCAAGAATGCTG GTGAGATGATTGACAAGCTGACTCTGACCTACAACCGCACCCGACAGGCTGTGATTACTGGAGAGTTGATTGAAATCATCtctggtgctgctgctgtctaa